The Saccharothrix violaceirubra genome segment CATCGAACGCGCCGTCGTTGAAGATCGGGCAGTTCTGGTAGATCTCGACCAGCGCCGAACCCCGGTGCTCGGCCGCCTGCCGCAGCACCTCGGTCAGGCCCTTGCGGTCGGAGTCGACCGCGCGCCCGACGAACGTGGCCTCGGCGCCCAGCGCCAGCGACACCGGGTTGAACGGGTGGTCCAGCGACCCGACCGGCGTCGACTTGGTGATCTTGCCTTCCTCGGAGGTCGGCGAGTACTGGCCCTTGGTCAGGCCGTAGATCCGGTTGTTGAACAGCAGGATCTTGAGGTTGACGTTGCGCCGCAGCGTGTGGATCAGGTGGTTGCCGCCGATGGACAGCGCGTCGCCGTCACCGGTCACCACCCACACCGACAGGTCCGGCCGGGCGACCGCGAGACCGGTCGCGATGGCCGGCGCACGACCGTGGATGGAGTGCATGCCGTAGGTGTTCATGTAGTACGGGAAGCGGGACGAGCACCCGATGCCCGAGATGAACACGATGTTCTCGCGCTTGAGCCCCAACGTCGGCAGGAACGACTGCACGGCGTTGAGCACGACGTAGTCGCCGCAGCCGGGACACCAGCGGACCTCCTGGTCCGACTTGTAGTCCTTGGCCTTCTGCGGCTCGTCGGCCGCGGGGACACCGGCCAGGCCCGGCAACCCCAGGTCGATGGCGGTCATGCGGAGACTCCCTTGATGACGTCGGCGAGCACGTCCTGAAGCTCTTCGGCCTTGAACGGCAGGCCCTGCACCTTCGTGTAGCTGACGGCGTCGACGAGGTAGCGCGCCCTCAACAACAACGCCAGCTGGCCCAGGTTCATTTCGGGCACGATCACGCGCTCGTACCGCGACAGCACGTCGCCGAGGTTGCGCGGGAACGGGTTGAGGTGCCGCAGGTGCGCGTGCGCCACGGGCATGCCGAGCTTGCGCACGCGGCGGGCGGCGGCGCCGATCGGGCCGTACGACGAGCCCCAGCCGACGACCAGCACCCGGGCTTCCCCGGACGGGTCGTCCACCTCGACGTCGGGCACCTCGATGCCGTCGATCTTGCGCTGGCGCAGCCGGACCATGTGGTCGTGGTTGGCCGGGTCGTAGGAGATGTTGCCGTGGCCGTCGGCCTTCTCCAGACCGCCGATGCGGTGCTGGAGACCGGCCGTGCCGGGCACCGCCCACGCGCGGGCCAGCGTCTCCGGGTCGCGCAGGTACGGCCAGAACTCGCCGGAGCCGTCCGGCGCGTTCGGCTCGGTGGCGAACGGCGTGCGCAGGTCGGGCAGCTTGTCGACGTCCGGGATCAGCCACGGCTCGGAGCCGTTGGCGATCGCGCCGTCGGACAGCAGCAGCACGGGCGTGCGGTACTTCAGGGCGATGCGCACGGCGTCGAGCGCGGCGTCGAAGCAGTCCGCGGGCGAGCGCGGCGCCACGATCGGCACGGGCGACTCGCCGTTGCGGCCGAACATCGCCTGGAGCAGGTCGGCCTGCTCGGTCTTGGTGGGCAGACCCGTGGACGGGCCGCCGCGCTGCACGTCGATCACGACCAGTGGCAGCTCGGTCATCACGGCCAGGCCGATGGTCTCGGACTTGAGCGCGATGCCCGGACCGGACGTGGACGTCACGCCGAGTGCGCCGCCGTACGAGGCGCCGAGCGCCGCGCCGATGCCCGCGATCTCGTCCTCGGCCTGGAGCGTGGTGATGCCGAAGTGCTTGTGCTTGGACAGCTCGTGCAGGATGTCGGAGGCGGGCGTGATCGGGTACGTGCCGAGCACGACCGGCAGACCGGACTGCTGACCGGCCGCCACGATGCCGTAGGCGGTGGCCGTGTTGCCGGTGATCTGGCGGTAGGTGCCGACGTCGAGCTTGGCCGGCGCGACCTCGTAGGTGACCGCGAACGACTCGGTGGTCTCGCCGTAGTTCCAGCCCGCGCGGAACGCGAGCACGTTGGCCTCGGCGATGTCGGGCTTCTTGGCGAACTTCTCGCGCAGGAAGCGTTCCGTGCCCTCGGTCGGCCGGTGGTACATCCAGGACAGCAGGCCCAGGGCGAACATGTTCTTCGCCCGTTCCGCGTCCTTCTTGCCCAGGCCGGTGTTCTCCAGGGCGCCGATGGTCAGCGTGGCCATCGCGACCTTGTGGACCTGGTAGGCCTCCAGCGAGTCGTCCTCCAGCGGGTCGGTCTCGTAACCGACCTTGACCAGGTTGCGCTTGGTGAACTCGTCGGTGTTCACGATCAGCATCCCGCCGTGCGGCAGGTCGCCGATGTTGGCCTTGAGCGCGGCCGGGTTCATGGCGACGAGCACGTCGGGCCGGTCGCCGGGCGTGAGGATGTCGTAGTCCGCGAAGTGCAGCTGGAAGCTGGAGACGCCCGGCAGCGTGCCCTGTGGCGCCCGGATCTCGGCGGGGAAGTTCGGCAGGGTCGCGAGGTCGTTGCCGAACGCGGCGGCCTCCGAGGTGAAGCGGTCGCCCGTGAGCTGCATGCCGTCACCCGAGTCGCCCGCGAAACGGATGACGACCCGGTCCAGCTTGCGGACCTCGGTGCCACCCGGCACGGCGTTACCAACGTCGGTAGTCATTCCTACGTCGATCCCTCTCTTACGCCTTCGAGAAGCCTGTGCCCCTCGGGCCCCATTGCCGAGGGTAGCCGGGCCTGTCCATCGGCCGGTCTTCGCCGTACCACTGTGCGGGACGATTCGTTCCACTTGTTGTCCCAGGCGGCACGGTTCGGCCACCGGGAGTGCGGTGGGTCACGTCCGGGCGGTGATCCGGGCCTTCAACCGGGCCAGCTTCTCCTGGAACTCCGGGGTCCCGATCGAGGCGGCCTGGGGGACCAGCTCGGTCGCCACCGCGGTCGCGTGGTCGGCGGTCGCGGCCGTCTTCCGCATGGTCGCCTTGATGGCGAGCACCAGGTCCCGCGAAGCTTCGGCCGAAGACGCCGCCAGCGCGACGGCCGCCGCGACCGGGTCGTCCGCCCGTTCGTAGGCGAGGCCCCTGGCGACGGCCTCGTCGGCGTCGAGGATCCGACCGAACAACGTCATCGCGGTCGCCGTCTGCGTGCCGACGAGGCGTTGGAGCATCCACGTCATGCCGCCGCCGGGGTGGATGCCGAGTTGGAGGAACCGCGCGTCGAACCGCGCCCCGGGGCCGACCACGCGGACGTCGCACGCGAGCGCGAGGTTGAGGCCCGCGCCCACGGCCGCGCCGCCCACCGCCGCGATCGTCGGCAACGAGCAGGCCGCCACCGCGAGGAACCCCGCGTAGATGCGCTTGAGCCCTTCTTCGCGCGCCTCGCCGAGCGCGGTCAGGTCGGCGCCCGCGCAGAACGCCGGTGGCGTACCCGTGACGACGACGGCGTGCACGTTCGT includes the following:
- a CDS encoding enoyl-CoA hydratase, whose translation is MGEVLIEHHGRVAVVTVHDPDRRNALTLDLSAGLAEAVHACEADTNVHAVVVTGTPPAFCAGADLTALGEAREEGLKRIYAGFLAVAACSLPTIAAVGGAAVGAGLNLALACDVRVVGPGARFDARFLQLGIHPGGGMTWMLQRLVGTQTATAMTLFGRILDADEAVARGLAYERADDPVAAAVALAASSAEASRDLVLAIKATMRKTAATADHATAVATELVPQAASIGTPEFQEKLARLKARITART
- a CDS encoding 2-oxoacid:ferredoxin oxidoreductase subunit beta — encoded protein: MTAIDLGLPGLAGVPAADEPQKAKDYKSDQEVRWCPGCGDYVVLNAVQSFLPTLGLKRENIVFISGIGCSSRFPYYMNTYGMHSIHGRAPAIATGLAVARPDLSVWVVTGDGDALSIGGNHLIHTLRRNVNLKILLFNNRIYGLTKGQYSPTSEEGKITKSTPVGSLDHPFNPVSLALGAEATFVGRAVDSDRKGLTEVLRQAAEHRGSALVEIYQNCPIFNDGAFDVLKDADEAARRIIDVVHGRPITFGKDGEYAVVREGFGLAVAKTSEVAPQDVVVHDAEDLNLAFALSRLSTQDLQHTVTGVFRSARRATYDDAARAQVEQAQAEKKADLAGLLRGKDTWTVVG
- a CDS encoding 2-oxoacid:acceptor oxidoreductase subunit alpha — translated: MTTDVGNAVPGGTEVRKLDRVVIRFAGDSGDGMQLTGDRFTSEAAAFGNDLATLPNFPAEIRAPQGTLPGVSSFQLHFADYDILTPGDRPDVLVAMNPAALKANIGDLPHGGMLIVNTDEFTKRNLVKVGYETDPLEDDSLEAYQVHKVAMATLTIGALENTGLGKKDAERAKNMFALGLLSWMYHRPTEGTERFLREKFAKKPDIAEANVLAFRAGWNYGETTESFAVTYEVAPAKLDVGTYRQITGNTATAYGIVAAGQQSGLPVVLGTYPITPASDILHELSKHKHFGITTLQAEDEIAGIGAALGASYGGALGVTSTSGPGIALKSETIGLAVMTELPLVVIDVQRGGPSTGLPTKTEQADLLQAMFGRNGESPVPIVAPRSPADCFDAALDAVRIALKYRTPVLLLSDGAIANGSEPWLIPDVDKLPDLRTPFATEPNAPDGSGEFWPYLRDPETLARAWAVPGTAGLQHRIGGLEKADGHGNISYDPANHDHMVRLRQRKIDGIEVPDVEVDDPSGEARVLVVGWGSSYGPIGAAARRVRKLGMPVAHAHLRHLNPFPRNLGDVLSRYERVIVPEMNLGQLALLLRARYLVDAVSYTKVQGLPFKAEELQDVLADVIKGVSA